From Schizosaccharomyces pombe strain 972h- genome assembly, chromosome: II, the proteins below share one genomic window:
- the ilv6 gene encoding acetolactate synthase regulatory subunit Ilv6, with protein MFARRCGRLANRFVRLKSTSATSPITYKALHANSPLPRCRIIEPPRATVPEAVSNIIMSTPFNRVQRPKRHVFNCLVQNEPGVLSRLSGILAARGFNIDSLVVCATEVENLSRMTIVLRGADEVVEQAKRQIEDIVSVWAVLDYTGTSMVERELLLAKVSLLGPDHFQEHFERSEKVAESTNAKAKSDGEGVMNANAALQLRASQLAAINQLTTLFHGRVADISTETIILELTATPDRVDNFLSLLRPYGVLEACRTGTSAMTRAPHSNEVTEEAEDDVEVEEVFLPPG; from the exons ATGTTCGCAAGAAGATGCGGCCGTTTG GCCAATCGCTTTGTTCGATTGAAATCAACCTCTGCCACTTCTCCCATCACATACAAGGCGTTGCATGCGAATTCCCCCTTGCCTCGTTGTAGGATCATTGAGCCTCCTAGGGCTACTGTTCCAGAGGCTGTTTCTAAT ATTATAATGTCAACCCCCTTCAACCGTGTGCAAAGACCCAAACGCCATGTCTTCAATTGCTTAGTACAGAATGAGCCTGGTGTTTTATCCCGTCTTTCTGGTATTTTGGCCGCTCGTGGATTTAACATTGATTCCTTGGTTGTTTGCGCAACTGAGGTAGAGAATCTTTCTAGGATGACGATTGTTCTTCGAGG agCTGATGAAGTCGTTGAGCAGGCAAAACGTCAGATTGAAGATATCGTATCTGTTTGGGCAGTCTTGGATTACACCGGTACCAGCATGGTCGAGCGTGAGCTTCTTCTTGCAAAAGTTTCGCTTTTGGGCCCTGATCACTTCCAAGAGCATTTTGAGAGAAGTGAGAAAGTTGCCGAGTCTACCAATGCTAAAGCTAAAAGTGATGGTGAGGGTGTCATGAATGCGAATGCTGCTTTACAACTTCGTGCCAGTCAATTGGCTGCTATCAATCAACTTACTACTCTCTTTCATGGTCGTGTAGCTGATATTTCTACGGAGACTATTATTCTTGAGTTGACTGCTACTCCTGATCGTGTTGAtaactttctttctttgttgCGTCCCTATGGTGTCTTGGAAGCATGCCGTACTGGTACATCTGCGATGACTCGCGCACCCCATTCTAACGAAGTTACTGAAGAAGCTGAGGACGATGTTGAAGTTGAAGAGGTTTTCCTTCCTCCTGgataa
- the eno101 gene encoding enolase yields MAIQKVFARQIYDSRGNPTVEVDLTTETGIHRAIVPSGASTGIWEALEMRDGDKTKWGGKGVLKAVGNVNNIIAPAVVKANLDVTDQKAADEFLLKLDGTENKSKLGANAILGVSMAICRAGAAQKKLPLWKYIAENFGTKGPYVLPVPSFNVLNGGSHAGGDLAFQEFMILPTGAPSFSEAMRWGAETYHTLKSIAKKRYGSSAGNVGDEGGIAPDLQTPQEALDLIVEAINKAGYEGKIKIGLDVASSEFYVDGKYDLDIKAAKPKPENKLTYQQLTDLYVELSKKYPIVSIEDPFDQDDWSAWTHMKAETDFQIVGDDLTVTNVKRLRTAIDKKCANALLLKVNQIGSVTESLNAVRMSYEAGWGVMVSHRSGETADTFISHLTVGIGAGQLKSGAPCRSERLAKYNELLRIEEELGSEGVYAGAHAGKYIKAAKF; encoded by the coding sequence ATGGCCATTCAGAAAGTCTTTGCTCGTCAAATCTACGACTCTCGTGGTAACCCCACTGTCGAGGTCGACCTCACCACCGAGACCGGTATCCACCGTGCTATCGTCCCCTCTGGTGCCTCCACTGGTATATGGGAGGCTCTTGAGATGCGTGATGGTGACAAGACCAAGTGGGGTGGTAAGGGTGTTTTGAAGGCTGTTGGCAATGTCAACAACATCATTGCCCCTGCCGTCGTTAAGGCCAACCTTGACGTTACCGACCAAAAGGCCGCCGACGAGTTCTTGCTTAAGCTCGACGGTACTGAGAACAAGTCCAAGTTGGGTGCTAACGCCATCTTGGGTGTCTCCATGGCTATCTGCCGTGCCGGTGCTGCCCAAAAGAAGCTCCCTCTCTGGAAGTACATTGCCGAGAACTTTGGCACCAAGGGTCCCTATGTCCTCCCCGTTCCCTCTTTCAACGTCTTGAACGGTGGTTCCCACGCTGGTGGTGACTTGGCTTTCCAAGAATTCATGATCCTCCCCACCGGTGCTCCCTCTTTCTCCGAGGCTATGCGTTGGGGTGCTGAGACCTACCACACTCTCAAGTCCATTGCCAAGAAGCGTTATGGTTCTTCTGCCGGCAATGTCGGTGATGAGGGTGGTATTGCTCCCGATTTGCAAACCCCTCAAGAGGCTCTTGACCTTATTGTTGAGGCCATCAACAAGGCTGGTTACGAGGGTAAGATCAAGATTGGTCTTGATGTTGCCTCCTCCGAGTTCTACGTTGACGGCAAGTACGACCTTGACATCAAGGCCGCCAAGCCCAAGCCCGAGAACAAGCTTACCTACCAACAACTTACCGACCTTTACGTCGAGCTCTCCAAGAAGTACCCCATTGTCTCCATTGAGGACCCCTTCGACCAAGATGACTGGTCTGCCTGGACTCACATGAAGGCTGAGACCGACTTCCAAATTGTCGGTGACGATTTGACTGTTACCAACGTCAAGCGTCTTCGTACCGCCATCGACAAGAAGTGCGCTAACGCTCTTCTTTTGAAGGTCAACCAAATCGGTTCCGTCACCGAGTCTTTGAACGCCGTCCGCATGTCCTACGAGGCTGGTTGGGGTGTTATGGTTTCTCACCGTTCCGGTGAGACCGCTGACACCTTCATCTCCCACTTGACTGTTGGTATTGGTGCCGGTCAACTTAAGTCTGGTGCTCCTTGCCGTTCCGAGCGTTTGGCCAAGTACAACGAGCTTCTCCGTATCGAGGAGGAACTCGGTTCCGAGGGTGTTTACGCTGGTGCCCATGCTGGCAAGTACATCAAGGCTGCTAAGTTTTAA
- the meu17 gene encoding glucan-alpha-1,4-glucosidase codes for MRTYWLFLLLGGVVSAESLLSPNKRSKEASMDEWTDQQKGIAMGHMLNNIGDSGMHAKDINPGCIIASPSTDSPDYYYQWVRDSALTIMTILDRFFEGDKGLEPIIVKYMDEMVRLQKVPNPSGDFYAGGLGEPKFNVDGTSYDGDWGRPQNDSPALRAIAFIKYMNYLFENGKEVHEVTVWIEAVLADLDYTANHWTEASFDLWEEIKDVHYFTLAVQKRAMQDGTAFAKRIGAPDQAALYQRTIEPIDLKLGEFWDPGMGVIKGYKGRVDRSGLDCSTLLASLYSNEFDMHILPTLLKLQETMTRDYPVNQGWKQAMGRYPEDVYDGVSKSIGNPWFICTSSAAEIIYKAIAYYDNKGLPELTEYNIHFFMKFAEFGDPYNWSVIRKNMHTYADNFLKAVAEFQHPNGSMSEQFSRDDGHQKGARDLTWSYSSLLNAIYRREAIKGSV; via the coding sequence ATGCGTACATACTGGTTATTCTTACTCCTTGGGGGGGTCGTATCTGCAGAAAGCTTACTTTCCCCtaataaaagaagcaaGGAAGCTTCTATGGATGAATGGACGGATCAGCAAAAGGGTATTGCTATGGGACATATGCTGAACAATATCGGTGACAGCGGTATGCATGCTAAGGATATTAATCCTGGATGTATTATTGCTTCCCCTTCAACTGATTCCCCTGATTACTATTATCAATGGGTTCGTGATAGTGCATTGACGATCATGACTATTTTAGATCGTTTCTTTGAAGGGGACAAAGGACTTGAGCCGATTATCGTCAAATATATGGATGAAATGGTCAGGCTCCAAAAGGTCCCGAACCCAAGTGGAGACTTTTACGCCGGAGGTCTTGGTGAGCCTAAATTTAATGTTGATGGGACAAGCTATGACGGAGATTGGGGACGTCCCCAGAATGATTCCCCTGCTCTTCGGGCTATTGCATTTATCAAATACatgaattatttatttgaaaatggtAAAGAGGTCCATGAAGTTACTGTCTGGATTGAGGCTGTATTAGCCGACTTGGATTATACTGCAAATCACTGGACAGAGGCAAGCTTTGATCTTTGGGAAGAAATTAAGGACGTTCATTACTTTACTCTAGCCGTTCAGAAGCGTGCCATGCAAGATGGTACAGCTTTTGCAAAGAGAATTGGAGCACCTGACCAAGCCGCACTCTACCAACGCACGATCGAGCCTATTGATCTAAAACTGGGAGAGTTCTGGGATCCTGGAATGGGTGTTATTAAGGGTTATAAAGGCAGAGTCGATCGCTCAGGACTTGATTGCTCCACTTTGCTTGCAAGCCTTTACTCAAATGAGTTTGATATGCACATCCTTCCAACCTTGTTGAAGTTGCAAGAAACCATGACCAGAGATTATCCCGTCAATCAGGGATGGAAGCAAGCAATGGGACGCTATCCCGAGGATGTATACGATGGTGTCTCTAAGTCTATTGGTAACCCTTGGTTCATTTGCACAAGCAGCGCTGCCGAGATTATCTACAAAGCAATCGCATACTACGATAATAAAGGTTTACCAGAATTGACTGAATATAACATCCATTTCTTTATGAAATTTGCTGAGTTTGGAGATCCATACAACTGGTCCGTTATCAGGAAAAACATGCACACATATGCTgataactttttaaaagctgtTGCTGAGTTCCAACATCCAAATGGTTCAATGTCTGAACAATTTTCGCGTGACGATGGTCACCAAAAAGGTGCAAGAGATTTGACATGGAGTTATTCATCCTTATTAAATGCCATCTACAGAAGAGAGGCAATCAAAGGCTCTGTCTAA
- the cut2 gene encoding securin cut2, with the protein MFSYGKENAFPVTPISNRNGTKGAGSKRAPLGSTKQSNAPSSVTVPRTVLGGKSTNISKFISAPSTKKMSPMDISMDSPTILEPNSQGISRSAVQERSKRLSASPRRSSLTDTPLPNELEEDIEYMPPPVHLDPIQSLGFDDVAIDCETLDPWPSMQNKATSVTIRNTPASDFHVYKEFSDDDPIQFPLLSVDGDSPLTEKDTNLTTPATLKASDQQRKVLEKPSVSKQSSSRTRLSTVYRTKLASGKSIPRPLSHKLTRPRVTASGNSRRRPLSRSIHSLSSSRIDFSSLDTGLL; encoded by the coding sequence ATGTTTTCAtatggaaaagaaaacgcTTTTCCTGTAACTCCCATATCAAACAGAAATGGTACAAAAGGAGCGGGCTCCAAAAGAGCACCATTGGGGTCTACAAAGCAGTCGAATGCACCTTCTTCTGTAACGGTTCCTAGAACGGTACTGGGAGGTAAGAGTACTAACATTtccaaatttatttctgcTCCCAgtacaaagaaaatgtcTCCTATGGATATTTCGATGGATTCCCCTACTATTTTGGAGCCAAACTCACAAGGAATTTCCCGATCAGCCGTACAAGAGCGGTCGAAGCGACTTTCGGCTAGCCCTCGTCGTTCCTCTTTAACAGACACTCCTTTACCAAATGAACTTGAAGAAGATATCGAATATATGCCTCCTCCTGTTCATTTGGACCCCATTCAATCCCTGGGGTTTGACGACGTTGCAATTGATTGTGAAACGCTCGATCCTTGGCCTAGCATGCAGAATAAGGCTACCTCAGTAACTATTCGTAATACACCTGCATCAGATTTCCATGTTTACAAGGAGTTCAGTGATGATGATCCTATACAATTTCCTCTGCTCAGCGTAGACGGTGACTCCCCGTTAACAGAAAAGGATACTAACCTGACAACACCCGCTACCTTGAAAGCTTCTGATCAACAAAGAAAGGTTCTCGAAAAGCCTTCTGTCAGCAAACAATCCTCTTCCAGAACACGACTCAGTACCGTTTATCGCACCAAGCTGGCATCTGGTAAATCCATCCCTCGACCCTTATCTCATAAACTCACACGACCCCGAGTAACTGCATCTGGCAATAGCCGTCGGCGCCCTTTATCTCGTTCTATTCATTCGTTATCATCTTCACgaattgatttttcatctttggATACAGGATTGTTATAA
- the fma2 gene encoding methionine aminopeptidase Fma2, protein MTSATTTEATAKDLQEKLSLKENDVVEDDGKVEENDAAEEGASNGEKKKKKKKKSSKKKKTPQEQTNPPTVGLSKIFVNKKYPVGEVCDYAEDNLWRTTDEEKRALDRQNFDQYNDLRRAAEVHRQARQYAQSVIKPGMSMMDVVNTIENTTRALVEEDGLKSGIGFPTGVSLNHCAAHYTPNAGDTTILKEKDVMKVDIGVHVNGRIVDSAFTMSFDPQYDNLLAAVKAATNKGIEEAGIDARLNEIGEAIQEVMESYEVEINGKTHQVKSIRNLCGHNLDPYIIHGGKSVPIVKGGEEIKMEEGEIFAIETFGSTGRGVVHEDMECSHYAKIPDAGHIPLRLPRAKALLNTITQNFGTLPFCRRYLDRIGESKYLLALNNLVSAGIVQDYPPLCDIRGSYTAQFEHTIILHPTQKEVVSRGDDY, encoded by the coding sequence ATGACTTCTGCGACAACTACTGAAGCTACCGCTAAAGATTTACAGGAGAAGCTTTCGCTGAAAGAGAACGACGTGGTTGAAGATGATGGAAAAGTAGAGGAAAATGATGCCGCTGAAGAAGGAGCCAGCAATggagaaaagaagaaaaaaaagaaaaaaaagtcttctaaaaagaaaaagaccCCTCAAGAACAAACCAATCCTCCAACTGTCGGATTGTCCAAGATCTTTGTCAATAAGAAATATCCCGTTGGTGAAGTTTGTGATTATGCTGAAGACAATCTGTGGCGTACAACTGACGAAGAGAAGCGCGCTTTGGACCGACAAAATTTTGATCAGTATAATGATTTGCGTCGTGCTGCTGAAGTACATCGCCAAGCTCGTCAGTACGCTCAATCCGTTATTAAGCCCGGCATGTCTATGATGGACGTTGTCAACACGATAGAAAACACTACACGGGCTTTGGTCGAAGAGGATGGATTGAAATCAGGTATTGGTTTCCCCACAGGTGTTAGTTTAAATCATTGTGCCGCCCATTATACTCCCAACGCTGGTGATACCACCATACTTAAGGAAAAAGATGTTATGAAAGTCGATATTGGTGTTCATGTGAACGGCAGGATTGTTGATTCTGCTTTTACCATGTCTTTCGATCCCCAGTACGACAACCTTTTGGCCGCAGTCAAGGCTGCTACTAATAAGGGTATTGAAGAAGCCGGAATTGATGCACGCTTGAACGAGATTGGTGAAGCCATTCAGGAAGTCATGGAAAGTTATGAAGTGGAAATTAACGGAAAAACACATCAAGTAAAGTCTATCCGTAATTTGTGCGGTCACAATTTGGATCCTTATATCATTCATGGTGGTAAGAGTGTTCCCATCGTCAAGGGCGgtgaagaaattaaaatggaGGAAGGTGAGATTTTTGCTATTGAGACTTTTGGTAGTACCGGACGTGGTGTTGTCCACGAAGATATGGAATGCTCTCATTATGCCAAAATTCCTGATGCTGGCCATATCCCTCTTCGTCTTCCCCGTGCCAAGGCTCTGCTTAACACTATTActcaaaattttggtaCCCTTCCTTTCTGTCGTAGATACTTGGACAGAATTGGCGAATCTAAGTATTTGTTGGCTTTAAATAACTTGGTTTCTGCAGGTATCGTTCAAGATTACCCACCTTTATGTGATATTAGAGGAAGTTACACTGCTCAATTCGAGCATACTATCATTCTTCACCCTACACAGAAGGAAGTTGTATCACGTGGTGAtgattattaa
- the tim44 gene encoding TIM23 translocase complex subunit Tim44 — protein MFLSRKITKNARTIVQCQRFFQTSIFSQNAAPQSPIKVFMDTFRAELKKSQELQDSVKALQDSSGSLSESDTFKKARDAYEKARSGTTAASSFTGKTVGKAGAKIGSYAQKAWESAPVQLSKKVISSTANTVATGVDTATKPVRETAFYKTIKQTMSDGSTSSRYGFYADKEQRKKLREEFERRNRMFASSARIQPNEDVQSVVVHSNPSWKNKVEQIKNESRLVRKIQELKKSYQESEHPIVSSIRDMADSISGVWSRMFSETEASQVMRRFKEIDPSFNTEHFLQYLREYIVPEVTEAYVKGDKEVLKTWLSEAPFSVYETTTKEYAKHGVVSVGKILDIRGVDIMSQRLLQPNDIPVFIVTFRTQEVHMFKDASSGELVAGKDDRIQQCTYASVFTRVEDELDNPETRGWRIVDFARARAVDYF, from the coding sequence atgtttctATCAAGAAAAATCACAAAAAATGCCCGCACAATAGTTCAATGCCAGCGGTTTTTCCAAACGTCTATATTCTCTCAAAATGCAGCACCTCAATCGCCAATCAAGGTGTTCATGGATACATTTAGAGCAGAATTAAAGAAGAGCCAGGAATTACAGGACAGTGTCAAAGCATTGCAAGATAGTTCAGGATCATTAAGTGAAAGCGacactttcaaaaaagcgAGAGATGCTTACGAAAAAGCGCGCTCGGGAACTACTGCAGCTTCATCTTTCACAGGAAAAACTGTTGGCAAAGCTGGTGCCAAGATTGGCTCATATGCCCAAAAAGCTTGGGAAAGTGCTCCTGTacaattatcaaaaaaggTCATTTCAAGCACCGCTAATACTGTAGCTACTGGTGTTGACACTGCCACAAAACCCGTACGTGAAACTGcattttataaaacaattaagCAAACAATGTCTGATGGTAGCACCTCTTCACGTTATGGATTTTATGCTGACAAGGAACAACGTAAAAAATTGCGTGAAGAATTTGAACGTCGAAACAGAATGTTTGCTAGCTCGGCAAGGATTCAGCCTAACGAAGACGTCCAAAGCGTCGTCGTACATAGCAACCCGTCGTGGAAGAATAAGGTTgagcaaataaaaaacgaatCGCGTTTAGTTCGTAAAATTCAAgagcttaaaaaaagttatcaGGAGTCTGAACATCCTATTGTCTCCTCCATTCGTGACATGGCCGACAGTATTAGTGGCGTTTGGTCTCGAATGTTTTCAGAAACTGAAGCATCGCAGGTTATGCGACGCTTTAAAGAGATTGACCCATCCTTTAATACCGAGCATTTCCTTCAATATTTAAGAGAATATATTGTCCCGGAAGTTACCGAGGCATATGTTAAAGGAGACAAAGAAGTGTTGAAGACTTGGCTTTCGGAAGCCCCCTTTTCCGTATATGAAACTACTACCAAGGAATATGCGAAACATGGAGTTGTTAGTGTTGGTAAAATCCTTGACATTCGTGGCGTCGACATCATGTCTCAAAGACTTTTACAGCCAAATGATATTCCCGTTTTTATCGTCACTTTTCGTACTCAAGAGGTCCATATGTTTAAAGATGCTAGCAGTGGCGAATTAGTTGCAGGAAAGGATGATCGTATTCAACAATGTACTTATGCTTCTGTCTTTACACGTGTAGAAGACGAGCTTGATAATCCGGAGACAAGAGGTTGGCGTATCGTTGATTTCGCACGTGCACGAGCCGTTGATTATTTCTAA